One window of the Archaeoglobus neptunius genome contains the following:
- a CDS encoding sulfite exporter TauE/SafE family protein gives MFDVTWMVIHGEEIKINAIVYLLWCVWVGWIFSTVGAFGGIMAGVGHISILGIGNWASKLKGKSVSIGMYNDAGKYLTDHIRFSNTAITWLNSLSSTINWYTQKRLVWPAAIAMGLGMVIGAQVAVWGTGGKLGVALYKGLFGICTWAVSFYMFYQITPRAKASKSKGREAAKRFQQRVEELRKSGRLDELEGITNVKYSLSQVEFDFFGEHFVAKNYLPFFYGLLIGFIAALIGVGGGFMIVPFFTAIGWPMYITPAVSALTVFLNQCSALAGWFARGVQFVWPITIGWVGILIGSYIGPRTQKYLPMDALFAMFGGLAFYVGTRYIAAGFFGIHLPP, from the coding sequence TTGTTCGACGTAACATGGATGGTGATACACGGTGAAGAGATCAAAATAAACGCCATTGTTTATTTACTGTGGTGTGTCTGGGTAGGCTGGATTTTCTCAACCGTTGGAGCTTTCGGAGGAATTATGGCCGGTGTTGGCCACATTTCAATACTCGGCATAGGAAACTGGGCAAGCAAGCTTAAAGGAAAATCCGTAAGCATTGGAATGTACAACGATGCTGGAAAATACCTGACAGACCACATCAGATTCTCAAACACCGCAATTACCTGGCTAAACTCCCTTTCAAGCACGATAAACTGGTACACCCAGAAAAGGCTTGTCTGGCCTGCTGCAATTGCGATGGGTCTTGGAATGGTTATAGGAGCGCAGGTTGCCGTCTGGGGTACGGGAGGCAAGCTTGGAGTTGCGCTATACAAGGGTCTTTTCGGTATCTGCACCTGGGCAGTGTCCTTCTACATGTTCTATCAGATAACTCCGAGGGCAAAGGCTTCAAAATCCAAGGGAAGAGAAGCCGCCAAAAGATTCCAGCAGAGAGTTGAGGAGCTTAGAAAGAGTGGGAGACTGGACGAGCTTGAAGGAATAACGAATGTTAAGTACTCTCTCTCGCAGGTTGAATTTGACTTCTTCGGAGAACATTTCGTCGCCAAGAACTATCTGCCGTTCTTCTACGGATTGCTGATTGGATTTATCGCAGCCCTCATCGGTGTTGGCGGTGGATTCATGATCGTTCCGTTCTTCACAGCCATTGGATGGCCCATGTACATAACTCCCGCAGTTTCGGCACTAACGGTATTCCTGAACCAGTGTTCAGCCCTGGCAGGATGGTTCGCCAGAGGTGTGCAGTTCGTATGGCCAATAACGATCGGATGGGTCGGTATCCTCATAGGCAGCTATATTGGACCGAGAACACAGAAATACCTCCCGATGGATGCGCTGTTTGCAATGTTCGGCGGTCTGGCGTTCTACGTAGGAACAAGGTACATTGCCGCAGGATTCTTCGGAATTCATCTCCCACCATGA
- a CDS encoding LysR family transcriptional regulator: MVRVDFMKTFIEVVQSGSLKKAAKSLGMSVSSVSFQINSVESFYGAKLLERRTDGVRLTDEGNIAFKNMKNVLSSIEETKKLISNLRGDKITIASGMVGINVVHAIQTLLKASYPQLEVNVALRGAHECVKGILNGKFDFAIAGDLLDEHLEIERLGYEVLGIDHLVLIVPPNHDLVSKSVVTLEDITKYPIVMLTDDYGITTSTKKALMDSGLKFDRLNIAYTVGDFYSKINAVSGGMGIAITSYIAACRACEVGLIKMRKIQGFKSERKIFLVYSKLSTESKKMKEYLDFILEKGRQLFQDFARQCSCFD, from the coding sequence ATGGTGCGGGTCGACTTCATGAAAACCTTCATAGAAGTCGTTCAGTCTGGAAGCCTTAAAAAGGCCGCAAAAAGTCTCGGAATGTCCGTAAGCTCCGTAAGCTTTCAAATTAACTCTGTTGAGTCATTTTACGGAGCAAAACTTCTTGAGAGAAGGACGGACGGAGTAAGGCTTACGGATGAGGGTAACATTGCATTCAAGAACATGAAAAACGTTCTGAGCAGTATTGAAGAGACAAAAAAGCTTATATCCAACCTTAGAGGGGACAAAATAACCATCGCTTCTGGAATGGTCGGAATCAATGTCGTGCACGCAATTCAAACTCTGCTGAAGGCAAGCTACCCCCAGCTCGAAGTGAACGTAGCGTTGAGGGGGGCACATGAGTGTGTCAAAGGAATTTTAAACGGAAAATTTGATTTCGCAATAGCTGGCGATCTCCTGGACGAGCATCTGGAGATAGAGAGACTCGGATACGAGGTTCTGGGCATTGATCATCTTGTTTTGATAGTTCCTCCCAACCACGACCTTGTTTCCAAAAGCGTTGTGACTCTGGAAGATATTACAAAATATCCGATAGTGATGCTCACCGACGATTACGGGATCACCACAAGTACAAAAAAAGCATTGATGGATAGCGGATTGAAGTTTGACCGGCTGAATATTGCCTACACCGTTGGAGACTTTTATTCCAAGATAAACGCTGTCAGTGGCGGAATGGGAATAGCCATTACGTCCTACATAGCTGCATGTCGTGCCTGTGAGGTCGGTCTGATCAAAATGAGAAAAATACAGGGCTTCAAGTCAGAAAGAAAGATATTCCTGGTGTATTCCAAACTTTCCACCGAAAGCAAGAAAATGAAAGAGTATCTGGATTTTATTCTCGAAAAAGGCAGGCAGCTTTTCCAGGATTTTGCAAGACAGTGCTCGTGTTTCGATTAA
- a CDS encoding DUF169 domain-containing protein, whose product MQQANLAIDSETLLDDRKFAETMLLKRDKTGLSRADMVFTLRNLLKLKYYPVAVKFFFSEEELDKFKAEHEYLVACNPFTFCHFSAESRQKGDVLLGDRRMLGCSNARFLFGWKDLDEQEIKSHLKYVRDREQAEKFVKTKPRLPEGLIAFATAPLHKAKFEPDVIHIICDVLQSYHIYNDYSSALDIHPIQPNLMMNSAVCGGVVWTYNNKRINVVPMCSSSYTSGKTEQGEINVYIPWEHFEALIVRLLERTAKYGGASYPRTGETYPGFNVCKLCNFLLFRKPKDDE is encoded by the coding sequence ATGCAGCAAGCGAATTTGGCAATAGATAGTGAAACGCTGCTTGACGACAGGAAATTTGCAGAAACAATGCTGTTAAAAAGAGACAAAACAGGTCTGAGCAGAGCTGACATGGTTTTTACACTGAGAAATCTGCTAAAACTGAAATACTACCCTGTGGCTGTGAAATTCTTTTTCAGCGAGGAGGAGCTGGATAAGTTTAAGGCAGAACATGAGTACCTCGTGGCGTGCAATCCATTCACATTCTGCCATTTTTCGGCTGAGTCAAGGCAGAAGGGCGATGTACTTCTCGGAGACAGAAGAATGCTTGGCTGCAGCAATGCGCGATTTCTTTTCGGATGGAAGGATCTGGATGAGCAGGAAATTAAGAGCCACCTGAAATACGTACGGGACAGGGAGCAGGCTGAAAAGTTCGTGAAGACGAAGCCGAGATTGCCTGAAGGATTGATTGCATTTGCCACAGCTCCGCTGCACAAGGCAAAATTTGAGCCCGATGTAATCCACATTATATGCGATGTCCTGCAGAGCTACCACATCTACAATGACTACTCATCAGCCCTGGACATCCACCCGATTCAGCCGAATCTCATGATGAACTCGGCTGTGTGCGGTGGAGTTGTGTGGACGTACAACAACAAGAGAATCAACGTGGTTCCGATGTGCAGCAGCAGCTATACTTCAGGAAAAACCGAGCAGGGAGAAATCAACGTCTACATACCGTGGGAACATTTCGAGGCATTGATTGTCAGACTGCTGGAAAGAACCGCAAAGTACGGAGGGGCCAGTTATCCAAGGACGGGCGAAACATATCCGGGATTCAATGTGTGCAAGCTCTGTAACTTCCTGCTGTTCAGAAAGCCCAAGGACGATGAGTAA